A genomic region of Bubalus kerabau isolate K-KA32 ecotype Philippines breed swamp buffalo chromosome 10, PCC_UOA_SB_1v2, whole genome shotgun sequence contains the following coding sequences:
- the HRH2 gene encoding histamine H2 receptor, producing the protein MASNSTASSSCLDPTAFKVTVTVVLILLILITIAGNVVVCLAVGLNRRLRSLTNCFIVSLAITDLLLGLLVLPFSAFYQLSCQWSFGKVFCNIYTSLDVMLCTASILNLFMISLDRYCAVTDPLRYPVLVTPVRVAISLVLIWVISITLSFLSIHLEWNSRPENHTDGHTVPKCKVQVNLVYGLVDGLVTFYLPLLVMCITYYRIFRIAREQARRIHNVGPWRAATLREHKATVTLAAVMGAFIVCWLPYFTVFVYRGLRGDSAVDKTVEDVVLWLGYANSALNPMLYAALNRDFRTAYQQLFHCSPASQDARRTSLGSNSSQLVRHPGRGPRWPEERPLRLQVWSGTEVTAPQGAADRPCLCPPECWSV; encoded by the exons ATGGCGTCCAACAGTACGGCCTCTTCCTCTTGTCTGGACCCCACCGCATTCAAGGTCACCGTCACCGTAGTCCTCATCCTCCTCATCCTCATCACCATCGCCGGCAATGTGGTCGTCTGCCTGGCGGTGGGCTTGAACCGCCGGCTCCGCAGCCTGACCAACTGCTTCATTGTGTCCCTGGCCATTACTGACCTGCTCCTCGGCCTCCTGGTGCTGCCCTTCTCTGCCTTCTACCAGCTGTCCTGCCAGTGGAGCTTCGGCAAGGTCTTCTGCAACATCTATACCAGCCTGGATGTCATGCTCTGCACGGCCTCCATCCTCAACCTCTTCATGATCAGCCTTGACAGGTACTGCGCCGTCACGGACCCCCTGCGCTACCCCGTGCTGGTCACCCCGGTCCGGGTCGCCATCTCCCTGGTCTTAATCTGGGTCATCTCCATCACCCTGTCCTTCCTGTCCATCCACCTGGAATGGAACAGCAGGCCTGAGAACCACACTGACGGTCACACCGTCCCCAAGTGCAAAGTCCAGGTCAACTTGGTGTACGGTCTGGTAGACGGGCTGGTCACCTTCTACCTGCCGCTGCTCGTCATGTGCATTACATACTACCGCATCTTCAGGATCGCCCGGGAACAGGCCAGGAGGATTCACAACGTCGGCCCGTGGAGGGCAGCCACGCTCAGGGAGCACAAAGCCACAGTGACGCTGGCTGCCGTCATGGGGGCCTTCATCGTCTGCTGGCTCCCCTACTTCACTGTGTTCGTTTACCGGGGGCTGCGAGGGGACAGCGCTGTCGACAAGACCGTGGAAGACGTGGTCCTGTGGCTGGGCTATGCCAACTCGGCCCTGAACCCCATGCTGTATGCCGCGCTCAACAGAGACTTCCGCACGGCCTACCAGCAGCTCTTCCACTGCAGCCCCGCCAGCCAGGACGCCCGCAGGACTTCTCTGGGGTCCAACAGCTCTCAGCTGGTGAGGCATCCGGGCCGGGGACCCAGGTGGCCGGAAGAGAGGCCCCTGAGGCTCCAGGTGTGGAGTGGGACTGAGGTCACGGCCCCCCAGGGAGCCGCAGACAG ACCGTGCCTTTGCCCCCCAGAATGCTGGTCTGTGTGA